The sequence TGATAAATCAGGTTATATTATCATGGACAATGGAGCATACGTGAGTCAGTAAACTCTTCAGTTTTTTCTAAGAATGGCAACTACTGTATATATTGCTGAATTATATCAGCAAGTTCtagcatgtatttttaaaaagactgcatTATGTCACTATTTCTAATATCTAAGAAATCATTAGATTTGGTGTTGGGAAACTAGAAATTCTTTTCCTGAATTCTTCTTCTCTTGAAAACAGAAAATCCAAATGTTATAATTCTCCTTCACTTGGCTCATTGTGTTACTTTTGATAGCCAAATATGCACTACATGTCATATATGTTTAGCTAGTAGAGAAAAAAGATGTTATGCAGAGAAAGAGTAGTGTGCACGTACTAGGAAGTAAGCataaaagcaaaatgaaagctATCTTAGTCTTGTTCTTCTTTTTattcctttagctggcgattggtggagtgGGTTGTCCTCttagccaatatgctgctgtagaaGCCACTAGATTTTCTTGTCTTGTTtaaatgtttccactcttggcgattggtagcaatagttttggccatatggatagtcaatcgctggtttctaaggtcttccttgatctgtttaagccatactttctttggcaccagtaactggatcttccattcagttagtTGGTTGTTCTCACCAGGGGAGTTTATGAAGCAGtttgctggtgttcattctgcagacacggccaaaccattgcagtcagcacttttggatttgttctttaatttgcggctggttgtcacattttgtccaaattgtctcatttcaattatgatcacatagagagacaTCCAGAAGCTGCTGCAGAcattgcatttggaaggtctcaagttagtttatgtcaggttttaacTCCGCCAATATGGTCCCAAGCCTGACTGCAAAAGGTGATCACTCTGCCAAGGTGACCAGAACTGGGAAACCAGGGAGACCAGGCAAGAAACTTCATGGAAATTCAAATCATTTCACGTATAGCACTCTACCCCACGTTAGCAAGAAAAGTAGCCACAGTGCATCTGATTTTTGAGCACTCAAGGAGAAACTGCTTACAGGTTCTTAGTGGTAACCATAAAGAGTAAGTCATTCCAAATAACTGGAAAAGATTCTGAATAAACTCCAGATGATGTGACAGAAATATGTACTTGTAACAGCCTATTTGTTTATAGTTACAAGTGTTCTACACATCGTACTCTTGAGGTTCAAGCTTCTTAACATGTGAAAAGCCCATTTGAACACTGCAGAAAATTGCACGTGTGCAGATGGTTTTGCTTCTCTGTGCAACTTACAGTTGACCCCACTGCTATAGTGTGACCCACAGTTAAAAAACTCTGTGTGCACTCATGGTTCAAAGAATGCCTGAATGCGCATGCCCCATCTTTGGATCACAACTCAAAAATTGAATAGCTGGTACTATATcatcatcggggggggggggagacaagtaaTGTGAGTgcagcacacacaaaaattcaGCTTGGTTAGTAAAAAAGGGTAAGTATTCAACACCTGAATCTTTCTAAAAGCTGAAAACTTCATCATCATTTACAATAAAGCCTGAAACATTTTAAGTCAAATTGCTTTTTACAGGACTAGTTAAGAAACCTAAAGTTTGGAAAGCAAAGTGCATAAGATCTTAACTTCAGGTCATTAAAATGCTTTTCAAGGGGCAGGGTTCTGGTACTCCATCCTGAGTACACTGCATCTTGAACACTCCATCCTGAGTCTCTTTGACAGAGACTCAAAATATGCCAAGCTGGAATTCATACACAGATTTTATGCTCTTTTGGACTCCTTTTCCTTCATCACTTGCGATAGCATTGTTAATTTACCGGTGGGAATACCCaatttggatagcccaggcaagcccaattccatcagatcttggaagctaagcagggtcaagtcctggctagcacttggaagggctatctccaaggaatatcaggatcATGACATAGGGGCAGGCAAttacaaaccacctccaaacagctCGTACCTGGCAGCCAACACCTCGCGTTGTGAATTTCTCTGCCAACCAGACAAAACATGCCACTCAACTCACCAAGTGTGTTCCAGCTCATAAAAGCTTATGGCACAATAGCTCATTATTTTTTAAGGTACCACCAGACACTTTGTTATTATGTCATGGAAATTAAAACACAACTGAGAATATCATGCATAGAATAGGCTATAGAACTACATCCTGAAGACCACAAACAAAAATCTTTCATGGAGCCTTTCATATGTGAAATGGCTCAAACACAAGGATGCACCCATTGCTATGTTGACATCCAGTACATGTTTGACGGAAGGAGGACATCAAAAAGTAGAGTAACATTTTGAATTAGATATATAATTGAAAGGCAAAATGCACCTTCTCCGAACTCATTAAGTAGTTCCTCTCTGGTCCAGTTACAAGAAGTTATAAGGAAAAAGCCTCCTGATTTCAGTACTCTATGCACTGATTTTACATAATGCTTTCGTTTTTCAGCTGCATTCTCTGGATTCAGGCTGACAGCATCAAAAGTCCCTTTGTCAATGCAAACATGAAATCCTGATAATTCATCTGAAGGATTTAAAATATCTTCTACCTAGACCAAGGAATTCAAGAATAAAATGTTCAGGATCACCACAGTTACACATTACTGTTAGATTTACCAACTTTCAGGTGGGGCTTATAACTctaaatacagagatcagttcagctggaAGACTGGTTCCGAGGGCAGACGCTacggcatcacatccctgctgaactcctCCCCCACACTGGACTCCACCCTCTCCTGgtgctgcccccaaatctcctggcatttctcAAGCCAAAGAAACCCTAATTCCTGTCTGTGATGTGAAGCACATTCATTCCAGCATAAGGATTAATGTGATTGTTGTTACACTTTGAGTGTACAGATCACTTGTGATTTCAGCGATCTCATTACCTCCAGCAAAAGCCAGACAATGGAATATGTAATTAAGTACATCATGAGAGCCAGTGCTAAACTGGATAACATGGTAGGAAGGGCAAAATTAGAAGCAGAAGCTGGTATCTTTTGGAAAATGCTTGAGAAGAAGATCTTCAGCAGGATGAGAGAGACCATCTGTCTCTGGCAGGCAAAGAAATATAATTTCTTAAGGATGACGAAATATTTTACACTTGATTAATAGGAGCTCTGAACTTCTCACTCCACTGGGAAGGCTTACCTGCAGTTTTACTTGAGGCAACCCTTCTTTTTCCATTATCTTTTTTGAAAGCTGAATTGCACCAGGGGAATAGTCAATTCCTACAAGATCAGTATAACCAGATTTAGCCTGCAGaatgaggggaaaagaaaggagatcTGAAATCCTAAACTCAGTTATTTGGCTGGACCACGATTCAGCTGTCACAGCACTTATTTTAGAAAGAACCAATGTAACAACACATAAAGGTGTTAGCAAGCTGTACCAACTTATAAAAGATATCAAAGCAGAGCTCCTGCACACGTGCATCAGAAATGTATTATAGCATAACTTTTGCAAGAACTGAATCAAAACAGTCACAGCTAAGTTAGAATGTGGCAGGGATGTGAACATAAGTGGCATcaattaaaataaaacttcttGTTTTACTTGCAGACTGAAAAGGGAACTATGGTTCGGGTCACACTGCCCAATAAAAGTTTTCCTAAAGCTTACTTTTGTTCCAGAACTCATGGGTTTTTGATACCCTTTCTATTTTGTATGCTGGATAGCATTGTTTAAAAGCAATTAAAGTGCCATGCTGTGCCCAATTATTATCAATAGTGCTCCATAAAAGAAATTGCATAATAAGTCTGTAGAAATGTACAAAAGTGGggaataggttttttttttttttttaaatccatttagGATGATACTGTAAAGCTTATTTTGAGACATTTTAGTTCTTGTCCAGAAGTTTTTCACAAAACTATATCAAGACTGATTCTCTCCTACTCACAATAGCAATTCCAAATGAAACTCAGTTAGTCCAGACATGTATATGGTAATGGACTGTTACATTATCAAGGGTAGTTTTGCATTCTCATTAAGCTAGTGCTACCAGTGAATTTATGCTTACGTCCTCCCTTTCTAGTTTCAACTCTGCATCAAAACAACACTGCATTCACAAGCACTAACCAATTCGACCAGTAAAACACCATTTCCTGTTCCAATATCAAGTATGCAGCTGTCCAAGGGTATCTTTTGTTTTTCTAGCCATCCAATTAAACGTCGTATGCTTTCTTCGCCAAACCTAATCACAAACAGAGGTTCAGGTAAGTAAACCAACTATACACTCAAAAGTAAGACAGACAGACTTTGTTAATCTTATTTGGCATATCTACTTAATGTCAGAAATCAGGCAACCATTCCCCAGACAGCACATTACAAATTTGTTTACCTGAATTTTTAAATGAATGGAAGGCTCTGAAAGCTGCTGGATTAACATGAGGAAAGATGGAAATTTAGAGAGATGTACCATTTTCTACAGAAACGCAAGGTAGCAATTCAAGTGGAAACATGAAACAGAAAACTAGTACATAAATCAGGCCCTTGATCTGTTAAGTTCAGTATTGtcctcagactgacagtggctctccaggaactGGCAGAGATGTTTTGCATCGCCtattacttgatccttttaacagaagatgcaagagactgaacctggaagtttctgcatgccaagcaggtgctctacccctgagccacagcccctttttaattttttaccaATGTCAGGACTAGGAGAACTTTGCCTTGACTGAGCAGTCTGTAGCTAGCAATTCATTTCccacataaaaaaacaaaacagatgtcAGAGGATAATTGGCTATTTTAATTTGCATCAGGTTTAGCCCAGACAAGAGTTGGCATTTTCCGTATAAACCTGTATCCTATTACCAGTTCTCCAAGCAAAGCAGCAGACATAccacttaattttttaaacatactTTTAGAGGGGAGAGAATAATCAGCAAACATTTACTGAAGTACATCACATTGTTATTGATACTTGCCAGATTTCACCAGCATCACCACTATCTTCAAAATGCTGCAGTTCACATTCATATGCTGCATCCCAACTACACGGACAGGAAAAAACATAGATTAACAAACAGATTCCTCTGCATGCTTCTAAAGTGAGCATGAGTAAAAAAGGACAACTGTACTGGTAAAGAGTGATGTACCCAAATGGCAGAAGTTCAAGGAGCAATACTGCAGAAAAGAAGATTCGTAGACATGGAGGCTGGCCAGTTCACATGTCCATCTGGCTACAGTATACAGACTGAATACCTGCAAGATTTGAACCACTGCTTACAATCCATCCACAAGTGGCTGTTTTATATTACCTGGCCAGATTGTTTTTCAAATTCACCCTCTGATCGTAGCcaattcaaaatgtacagatgGCATGTGAATTAATTAATGCAAATGAAAAAGCTCCGTTTCCTTGGGTGGGGGATTTTCACAGGAAAAGACAGTCACAGAGTTATAGAAAGTCAGGTGCTACGATTCAAGCCTGCCTAGAAGAATAATCATTTGACTGAAATCTGCTGTCTTCCTAAGCCCAAATGTGCAACATATTACTCATTGGTTTTAATAGAAGAAATTCACTACATGCCCAGAGATTTCCTAAATTACTTCACCAATTTTAGGGATGAATACAGGGTTAAGCATGGCTACAGACACTGCAAACCCACCCAGAGTTAATTGCTAGAGCTAACATTGGTACCAGACAGAGCACACTGCTATGCAAAGCACTATACACAAAGGCCTTCTTCTCCATGCACCAAAACGAATCAGAAAAAGTTGAAACATTTTCCAGCTTATACAGAAAGCCAGCAGGTATTTTGCTTTTCGTAATGCAGCCACAGCATCACATGCAAGCAGAATAACATACAAGCCATCACTAAGGCAGTGACTTTTTAATGTGGATCTTTCACTGTACTGATAACATTTGAACTTTTTACAGAGCAGAATATGTTTTATATGTTAGATAccaagaaagaggggaaaaaatagagAGGGCTTTTTGCATCCAAAAAACAGTCTTTATGCATAATATTCCAGTGAGACAGCTCTGATGTTGCAAAAACAACAAATATTATTGCGGCATTTTGAAGACTAATATATGCTTCTGTGGGCTATTCACTTCATGAATGTAATGAAATAAGCCCTGTGATTCCACAACAGCTCACCTCACAACTGTGAGTTTTTAAAGTCTGCCTTTAATATTTTGATATGTGTTCTTTCCACATCCCACTAAAAGCAacttaaaatgctttttaaaaagtgaacaccAAACTTTCTTCATTCAATTCAATGACTCCCCGTAGCTGACAAACTACAAGTCAAGACACCTTTAGCAAGTGCTCAAATTAAGCTGAGAACTAGGATTCCGCAATGCCTGGTCAATGAAGCATCAGGATGCTCATCAGTTGGTGAAAAGAgttaagtcacaaccaacttatagCCAACCctaaaggcaagagatgttccgaGGTCGTTtcttattgcctgcctctctgtatcAACCCCGGACCGCCTTGGTGGTCTTTTATCTATGTTAGTAaccaggctggccctgcttagatcCCCAAATCTGAGAGCCCATCCAGGTGAGAACTAGGGATTGATGCACACGAAAGGCGCAGGCggtgaataaaacctggttggtcttaaaggtggctctGCACCCAacactgttctgctgcttcagacctacaccCACTTGGATGTAACTTCGTGATTTTCCATAGCGACGTTCTGTCAAGTCACAAGCGACTCCTCGGCGCCCCATCCGCAGGGCGTTTCACGCAGGGGTGGGctagccattgccttcctccacacaGCCGCCCCGCTTCCCCTCCAAGCACCAACCGTGACCGACCCCGCTTAGCTCCAAGCTCTGATGCGCGCGTGTCAAAGGAAGCTCTCCAGGCTACACCCGGCTCAACCAACGGGCTTGGGAAGGTGCAACTCCGCTCGGACGGGGCTGCGGGTCACGAACACAAAGCTCTCCCCTTGCAGGCTGCAGCCCTGCATCGCGCACTCACTGCTCTCGGGTGCCCAGCGCCGAAGGCTCAAAGTCACCCGGCCGTCCGTCCATTGCCTACTAGCCAAGACGAAGAAACCGCCCAGAGACCATAGAGCAGACGCAGGACAGAAGGGCCCAAGCCCGCGGAGCCTGGCTTCCAGCCCCTCTAGGCTCCCGGAGGACCGTTCCTTTGCCTCTGCCCTCAGCAAAAGAGGCGTCCAGAGCCAGGCTGAGACGCTCCTGGAGACTTAGGGagggcaggggcctcagtgggcgGCAGTGccttggagcccaccttccaaagcagccatttcatccacccaggggcactgatctctgtcgtctggagatgagctggaattccgggggacccccaggtccgccctggaggctggcatccctggccgAGCTCCACCTCCGAGCAAGAGTCCTGCTCGCAGCCCAGACCCTTCTCCGCGGCCCCACGAGCAGGCCTGCAATCACCCGACACGCTCTGCTCCTCAGCCCAGGACTCTGTGCGGCAGAGAAGGACTTCGTGTCCCAGGAAGCCGTGCGGCAGCACCGGAAGCCGGCGGGCGAGGAGGGCCGCCAAAGGCGCCGGCGCGGGGGGTTGTGggagcggcggcggtggcggcggcggcgctccaTCATGGCGGCTTCCATTTCTGGCTACACATTCAGTTCCGTCTGCTACTACAGCGCGAACAGCAGCGCCGACCACGTAAGTCCCCGAGCCGACATGCCGCCTGGCCCGGGGGGAGGGTGGCGAGGCGAGCGGTTCTCTCCGTCGGTCCCTGCCGCTCGCGGGGGGCTGAGAGGCAATGGGGGCGAGGGGAGGAAGCGGCGCGGGGCCAGGAGGAGCGGAGCACAGAGTCGTCCTCGTCGTTGGGAATGCGGGGAAGCACAGCCTGCGTCGCGGACAACCGTCGCTTGGACccgcaaggaaggaaggaaggagggagggagggagggaggtggcagcAACGGTGGGGGACTGATGGGATAAGAAGATGCGGGAGTCTTGTGGCTAGAAGCCATGGGTTGCAGCAAGCCAGTAAGATGTCCAGTCTGAGGCCTTGTGACTTATTCGCCGGGATTATGAGGACCAGCAGAGTAGATGGAATAGGTAGAATTTACTTGGAAAGagagctattttttttctttctgtttttgaagGTTCTTGTGGGAAATCCAGGACTGATTTACATTTATTTTGTACGTacctgtgttgtttttttttaagactccTTAAATCAGATTGGATGCAGATGGTTGTTCTGTTGAGTCTAGGAGCTCTTGCTATGTGGATGTAGCCAACTCCTCAAAAAATGTTTCTGTGAAACAAATCTGCAAACAGAGGTACATTTCAGTTACTCAAAGGGAAGGTTCCTGAAATGTTTAATTTCTTTGTAAATATTGAACTAGATAATTGGATAAGTTGGAATAGGTGTATGAAGTGTCATCATTGCAACATGTATGCAAAGCGTTTGTATGCATGTGAGGGAAAGACTGATGAGGTCAGCCTGGCACCACATGTTGGATTGTACTCTTTCTTCCTATGCCATATTGAATTTCTGAAGTCCACCCATGGGTTGTGTCAGTGGGGTGGTAGCATTGATACTAATTGCGTTTCTGCAATTGCACTGTTTCACTCTACATATGTTTACTGAGAAGGAAGCAACACTGAGTTCAATGTGACCTTGTAAGTTAAGTAATGTGATATTGTATAATAACAGAGTTTGTCTTTAATGCTAATAAAGGCTACTTGATTTGAGAGTTTCAGTTCAatttcacctttaagaccaacaaagttttagtcaagatttaaacttttgtgtgcacacacttcctcagatacattggaACAGGAGCTACCAGTCCATACTTATGGATAAGCGTGAatggtaaattaacatacagaataataaaaatgtttaacagatttcagAATCAAACAGATAACAAGCTTAGCTTATAAAGTTACTATTTATTTGTGTTCAATTCCATGGGAAAACATAATAGATTATATGAATATTTCCAAAAGGGAACATTATGGGCACAAAAAATTTTATGGGGTCCTTTTCCTGGTTAAATAATGATGACAATTAACCTTATACAAAAGATTTATTTTGAGAAATTATTGGGATATATTCAAAACTcatacacaagcaaaaacatacaggtTCCTAAGGAATAAGAGGAAAGATGGAGGAATATTAGGTAATATTAATATTTACCTGATCCAGAAGAAcaacaggggaagggaggaaagcagCAGAGTGGCATCCTGTACTGCATGCTGGATTTCATGGAACACGAGAACAAGAATGATTATCTCTCCTTTCTTTTCATAGGGATTTTGTACCTTGTGGCGGGCAGCCGTTAAACAAAACCTTGGTATTATCAGTAAGGCAATGTCAAAGCAGAAGTTCATTAATGGGTGAAACAGATTTTGATAATGAAATTCTAATGGGCCATTTTGGGTTATCTGGGATCAGTGAAAGACTTTGGGCAAGCCTTTAGTGGACTATTTATATTCAGGCTGGGAGGGAGAGTTCAGATAATGAGGATTTTCTGTTAATGAGAGTTTGATGTGCCAGTATTAAAAGACATAAGGAAGTTgctagagcagtgttccccaactcctgggctacggaccggtactgggctgcagtggggaggaggtAGGTGCGGGCACCAGCACGCCACCGGgcactcttccccctccccccgtggcgcTCACTGCGCTGGGAGCgaccggctgctttggcagccgaacccctcaagcctaggggagagggagagtggcaCTTGCCGGCAAGCGCAAACGCGGAGCTGCCGTACCTGTGCGTTTGCACCGTGCCTCGCCCCTGGAGGCATAGGCACAGTtgctgcgcgtttgcgcccaccgGCAAGCGCCGCTCTACCTCGGTCCccgagcctccctctcccccccaccccccgtggtccctggcctgaaaaagaCAGCACTGTGCTAGAGGATTAGATTTTTACCAGGAAGAAACAATACAGGATAGTTAACTAGATCTGGCGCTGGTCCGGGTGCAGTCTCCTTCTCTATCTTGGTGatgcttgtttggtgtagtggttaagagtgtggacttctaatctgacatgtcgggttcgattctgcactcccccacatgcagccagctgggtggccttgggttcgccacagcactgataaaactgttctgactgagcagtgatatcagggctttctcagcctcacctacctcacagggggtctgttgtggggacaggaaagggaaggtgactgtaagccactttgagcctccttcgggtagagaaaagtgacat is a genomic window of Paroedura picta isolate Pp20150507F chromosome 8, Ppicta_v3.0, whole genome shotgun sequence containing:
- the EEF1AKMT2 gene encoding EEF1A lysine methyltransferase 2 isoform X3, whose translation is MENHEVTSNWDAAYECELQHFEDSGDAGEIWFGEESIRRLIGWLEKQKIPLDSCILDIGTGNGVLLVELAKSGYTDLVGIDYSPGAIQLSKKIMEKEGLPQVKLQVEDILNPSDELSGFHVCIDKGTFDAVSLNPENAAEKRKHYVKSVHRVLKSGGFFLITSCNWTREELLNEFGEGFLLLEELPTSVFCYGGKTGNNVTVLVFQKKI
- the EEF1AKMT2 gene encoding EEF1A lysine methyltransferase 2 isoform X1 — translated: MDGRPGDFEPSALGTREHWDAAYECELQHFEDSGDAGEIWFGEESIRRLIGWLEKQKIPLDSCILDIGTGNGVLLVELAKSGYTDLVGIDYSPGAIQLSKKIMEKEGLPQVKLQVEDILNPSDELSGFHVCIDKGTFDAVSLNPENAAEKRKHYVKSVHRVLKSGGFFLITSCNWTREELLNEFGEGFLLLEELPTSVFCYGGKTGNNVTVLVFQKKI
- the EEF1AKMT2 gene encoding EEF1A lysine methyltransferase 2 isoform X2, with product MENHEVTSKWVWDAAYECELQHFEDSGDAGEIWFGEESIRRLIGWLEKQKIPLDSCILDIGTGNGVLLVELAKSGYTDLVGIDYSPGAIQLSKKIMEKEGLPQVKLQVEDILNPSDELSGFHVCIDKGTFDAVSLNPENAAEKRKHYVKSVHRVLKSGGFFLITSCNWTREELLNEFGEGFLLLEELPTSVFCYGGKTGNNVTVLVFQKKI
- the EEF1AKMT2 gene encoding EEF1A lysine methyltransferase 2 isoform X4; the encoded protein is MDGRPGDFEPSALGTREHWDAAYECELQHFEDSGDAGEIWFGEESIRRLIGWLEKQKIPLDSCILDIGTGNGVLLVELVEDILNPSDELSGFHVCIDKGTFDAVSLNPENAAEKRKHYVKSVHRVLKSGGFFLITSCNWTREELLNEFGEGFLLLEELPTSVFCYGGKTGNNVTVLVFQKKI